Genomic DNA from Lutibacter sp. A80:
TGAAGATGCTGGAAGAACTGATAACGAATATTTAGCAAGAGTTTTAGAACAAGTTATTAAAGCTGGTGCAACTGTTTTAAATATCCCAGATACAACAGGCTATTGCTTACCAGATGAATACGGAGCAAAAATAAAATACCTAAAAGAAAATGTAAAAGGTATTGACAATGTAACAATTTCTTGCCACTGCCATAACGATTTAGGTTTAGCTACTGCAAATGCAATCTCAGGAATCCAAAATGGTGCACGACAAATAGAATGTACTATTAATGGAATTGGAGAACGCGCAGGAAATACAGCCTTAGAAGAAGTTGTAATGATTATGAAACAACATCCGTATTTAAATTTAGATACCGGAATTAATACAAAATTATTATACGACACTAGCTTATTGGTGCAACGTAGTATGGGAATGTTAGTACAACCAAACAAAGCTGTTATAGGTGAAAATGCTTTTGCCCATAGTTCAGGGATTCATCAAGATGGAGTAATTAAAAATAGAGAAACCTACGAAATTATGAATCCAGAAGATGTTGGAGTTACTGAATCTTCAATTGTTTTAACTGCTAGAAGCGGTAGAGCTGCTTTAGCATATAGAGCTAAAAACATTGGATACGACTTAACCAAGATACAGTTAGATGACCTCTATCCTCAATTTTTAAAATTTGCAGACTTCCATAAAGAAGTGAATAATAACGACATTCACCACCTTATGGAATTAAATAAAATTCAAAAAACAAGCGTCCATATTTAACACCAAATATAATCCTATTAATTTTTTGTGTTTTATTAAAAATAATAACTTAAATTCACCTAAATTTTAGATTAAAAACACTCAATTAATATAGTTATGAAATTAAATATCGCTTTGCTTCCAGGCGATGGAATAGGTCCAGAAGTAACACAACAAGCAGTAAAAACATTAGATGCTGTTGCCGAAAAATACAACCATAAATTTGTATATAAATATGCAAACATTGGCGCAGTTGCTATAGAGGAAACCGGAAATCCATTACCCGACGCAACTTTAAAAACATGTATTGATGCAGATGCAATTTTATTTGGAGCTATTGGCGATCCAAAATATGATAATAATCTAACAATTAATGTTCGACCAGAACAAGGTTTATTAGAACTAAGAAAAAGTCTGGACTTATTTGCCAATATACGCCCTTTAGCAACCTATGACGCTCTAATTGATCAATCTAACTTAAAAGCACAAGTAATAAAAGATGTAGATTTTGTTATTTTTAGAGAACTAACAAGTGGTATTTATTTTGGTCATAAAGAATTAAGTGAAAATGGTAATGAAGCTACTGATGTTTGTAAATATACTATTGAAGAAATAGATAGAATTGCCCACTTAGCTTTTAAGAGTGCACAAATTAGGCGAAAAAAATTAACATTGGTTGATAAATCTAATATTTTAGAAACATCAAGATTATGGCGAAAACGTGTAATAGAAATTTCTAAAAATTACCCAACTGTAAATTTAGACTTTTTACTTGTTGACAATGCTGCAATGCAACTAATTTTAAACCCAAAACAGTTTGATGTAATCTTAACAGAAAACATGTTTGGAGATATTTTATCTGATGAAGCAAGTGTTATTTCAGGCTCCATAGGCCTGTTAGCTTCTGCTTCCATTGGCACAAATACTGCTATGTTCGAACCAATACATGGCTCGTATCCACAAGCAAAAGGAAAAAATATAGCAAATCCTTTAGCCGCAGTATTATCCGCAGCAATGCTTTTAGATCATTTCGAATTACATGAGGAGGCTGAAGCAATTAGATCAGCTGTTGAAAAATCAATTGAGTTAAACATAACAACACCCGATTTAAATAGCACCAATCATTTTTCAACAACTAATGTTGGGAATTTTTTAAGCGATTTTATTTTAGATGATGAAAATACATTTTACAACAAGAATAATATTGATTTAGGACAGTCAACAATTATTTAGTTTGTAATTAATTGTTAGTAAAATAAAAATTCTTCGACCAATCTTGAAAAGATGCAGTAAAAATGACTGACAAAGAACGTAGTATCCATAAAATTATTTCTAGTAAAAATAAGCCGCATTTAGATTTTAATTTAAAATCTAAAACTGAAAAATTTACAAACAAACTATTTTATACATTATTTGATGCAAACGCATGTGTTGCCAAAAACATAGAACAATTAGAGCTAGATTTTAATGAAATTTATAAATTAGCCTGCAGAGTTGATGCTGAATCTTGCGGTTCAATTTGGAATTCTTTTTTATCTGAACTTCCAGAAATTTTAGAAGATTTAAATTTAGACGCACAAGAATTGGTAAACAGCGACCCTGCATCTAATAATATAGAAGAAGTTTACTTAGCTTACCCTGGTTTTTTTGCTATTGCTATTTATAGATTAAGTCATAAATTGTATAAGCTTAAAACACCATTAATTCCAAGGTTAATGAGTGAATATGCTCATAGTAAAACTGGTACAGACATTCATCCAGGAGCAACTATTGGAAAATCATTTTTTATAGACCACGCTACAGGAACTGTAATTGGTGAAACTTGCTTAATTAAAAACCATGTAAAAATTTACCAAGGAGTTACTTTAGGTGCATTACAAGTTTCTAAGGATTTAAAAGATGTAAAAAGACACCCAACGGTTGAAGACAATGTAACAATATATGCCAATGCAACCATACTTGGAGGAGAAACCATTATAGGAAAAAATAGCATAATTGGTGGTAATGTTTGGATTACAGAATCAATTCCAGAAAACTCTTTAGTCTATCACAAAGCAGAAATTAGAATGAAACAAAAAAAATAGTACATGAAAACTAAAAGTTTATTCGATTTTATTGGGAACACACCTTTAGTTAAAGCTAAAAATATTTTAACCAAAGAAAATGTTTCGCTTTATCTT
This window encodes:
- the leuB gene encoding 3-isopropylmalate dehydrogenase yields the protein MKLNIALLPGDGIGPEVTQQAVKTLDAVAEKYNHKFVYKYANIGAVAIEETGNPLPDATLKTCIDADAILFGAIGDPKYDNNLTINVRPEQGLLELRKSLDLFANIRPLATYDALIDQSNLKAQVIKDVDFVIFRELTSGIYFGHKELSENGNEATDVCKYTIEEIDRIAHLAFKSAQIRRKKLTLVDKSNILETSRLWRKRVIEISKNYPTVNLDFLLVDNAAMQLILNPKQFDVILTENMFGDILSDEASVISGSIGLLASASIGTNTAMFEPIHGSYPQAKGKNIANPLAAVLSAAMLLDHFELHEEAEAIRSAVEKSIELNITTPDLNSTNHFSTTNVGNFLSDFILDDENTFYNKNNIDLGQSTII
- the epsC gene encoding serine O-acetyltransferase EpsC, which gives rise to MTDKERSIHKIISSKNKPHLDFNLKSKTEKFTNKLFYTLFDANACVAKNIEQLELDFNEIYKLACRVDAESCGSIWNSFLSELPEILEDLNLDAQELVNSDPASNNIEEVYLAYPGFFAIAIYRLSHKLYKLKTPLIPRLMSEYAHSKTGTDIHPGATIGKSFFIDHATGTVIGETCLIKNHVKIYQGVTLGALQVSKDLKDVKRHPTVEDNVTIYANATILGGETIIGKNSIIGGNVWITESIPENSLVYHKAEIRMKQKK
- a CDS encoding 2-isopropylmalate synthase, with amino-acid sequence MSKNRVQIFDTTLRDGEQVPGCKLNTEQKLVIAKRLDLLGVDVIEAGFPISSPGDFTSVEEISKLVKNATVCGLTRANKKDIEVAAQALKYAKKPRIHTGIGTSESHIKYKFNSTQDKIIERAFEATAYAKKFVEDVEFYAEDAGRTDNEYLARVLEQVIKAGATVLNIPDTTGYCLPDEYGAKIKYLKENVKGIDNVTISCHCHNDLGLATANAISGIQNGARQIECTINGIGERAGNTALEEVVMIMKQHPYLNLDTGINTKLLYDTSLLVQRSMGMLVQPNKAVIGENAFAHSSGIHQDGVIKNRETYEIMNPEDVGVTESSIVLTARSGRAALAYRAKNIGYDLTKIQLDDLYPQFLKFADFHKEVNNNDIHHLMELNKIQKTSVHI